From Triticum urartu cultivar G1812 chromosome 2, Tu2.1, whole genome shotgun sequence, a single genomic window includes:
- the LOC125539488 gene encoding UDP-N-acetylglucosamine diphosphorylase 1-like, translating into MKEMMVGSVAPVGPVGRWGAAPPQELLERMKDYGQEGAFALWDELSPEDRDLLVRDIESLDLSRIDRIIRRSMGSQGGYLAPAEPVPESSVSRVEERSPEDKERWWKKGLRAISEGKLAVVLLAGGQGTRLGSSDPKGCFSIGLPSGKSLFQLQAERILCIQKLAAQSSDSPRNILPIHWYIMTSPFTDDVTRKFFESRKYFGLEADQVTFFQQGTLPCVSDDGRFIMETPYKVAKAPDGNGGVYAALKSKKLLDDMSSRGVKYVDCYGVDNVLVRVADPTFLGYFIEKGVSSAAKVVRKAYPQENVGVFVQRGRGGPLSVVEYSEMDAAMTTEINQSTGRLRYCWSNVCLHMFSLEFLNQVANSLEKDSVYHLAQKKIPSIHGYTMGLKLEQFIFDAFNYSPSTTLFEVLREEEFAPVKNANGSAYDTPDSAKLMLLRLHSRWVVAAGGFLTHSVPLYMTGVEVSPLSSYAGENLEAICRGRTFHAPSEISF; encoded by the exons atgaaggagatGATGGTGGGGTCGGTGGCGCCGGTCGGCCCGGTCGGGAGGTGGGGGGCGGCGCCGCCGCAGGAGCTGCTGGAGCGGATGAAGGACTACGGCCAGGAGGGCGCCTTCGCGCTCTGGGACGAGCTCTCGCCCGAGGACCGCGACCTCCTCGTCCGGGACATCGAG AGTCTAGATCTTTCGAGGATTGACCGGATCATTCGACGCTCTATGGGATCACAAG GAGGCTATCTGGCCCCCGCCGAGCCCGTGCCGGAATCCAGCGTGTCGAGGGTGGAGGAGAGGTCTCCGGAGGACAAAGAACGGTGGTGGAAGAAGGGGCTGAGAGCCATCTCCGAGGGGAAGCTGGCCGTTGTCCTTTTAGCTGGTGGCCAG GGGACTCGGCTTGGTAGCTCAGATCCTAAGGGGTGTTTCA GTATTGGACTTCCATCTGGAAAATCACTTTTCCAACTCCAAGCGGAACGCATTTTGTGTATTCAAAAGTTAGCTGCTCAGTCCAGTGATA GTCCAAGAAATATTTTACCAATCCACTGGTACATAATGACCAGCCCCTTCACCGATGATGTCACACGCAAATTCTTCGAAAGCCGTAAATATTTTGGCTTAGAGGCTGACCAG GTGACCTTTTTCCAACAAGGCACCCTTCCATGTGTTTCTGACGATGGCAGATTTATTATGGAGACTCCATACAAG GTAGCCAAGGCACCTGATGGAAATGGAGGAGTTTATGCCG CTCTGAAGTCTAAGAAGTTGCTTGACGACATGTCTTCACGGGGTGTAAAGTATGTAGATTGCTACGGAGTTGATAACGTATTG GTTCGTGTTGCAGATCCAACGTTCCTAGGGTACTTTATAGAAAAGGGTGTATCTTCTGCTGCAAAGGTTGTTAGGAAG GCTTATCCACAAGAGAATGTTGGAGTATTTGTTCAAAGAGGTCGTGGTGGACCTCTTTCTGTGGTCGAGTATAGTGAAATGGATGCGGCTATGACTACTGAAATTAATCAATCAACAGGACGCCTTCGTTATTGTTGGAGCAAT GTATGCTTGCATATGTTCAGTTTGGAATTTCTGAATCAAGTCGCAAACAGCCTTGAAAAAGACAGCGT GTATCATCTTGCACAGAAGAAGATACCTTCGATTCATGGATATACAATGGGCCTGAAGCTTGAGCAGTTCATATTCGATGCATTCAATTACTCCCCGTCCACGACACTTTTTGAG GTGCTACGCGAAGAGGAATTTGCTCCAGTGAAGAACGCGAATGGTTCAGCCTACGACACCCCAGATTCGGCCAAACTGATGCTGCTCCGACTCCACAGCAGATGGGTCGTTGCTGCTGGCGGCTTCCTGACCCATTCTGTGCCCTTGTACATGACAG GCGTCGAGGTTTCTCCGCTCAGCTCCTACGCCGGAGAAAACCTGGAGGCGATCTGCCGCGGGCGGACATTCCACGCGCCCAGCGAGATCTCGTTCTAG
- the LOC125539491 gene encoding 40S ribosomal protein S11 translates to MAEQTEKSFLKQPKVFLSTKKADKAKRPGKAGNRFWKSVGLGFKTPREAIDGTYIDKKCPFTGTVAIRGRIIAGTCHSAKMNRTIIVRRNYLHFVKKYQRYEKRHSNIPAHISPCFRVKEGDHVIIGQCRPLSKTVRFNVLKVVPAGTTGGGKKAFIAA, encoded by the exons ATGGCGGAGCAG ACCGAGAAGTCTTTCCTCAAGCAGCCAAAGGTTTTCCTCAG CACCAAAAAGGCCGACAAGGCAAAGAGGCCCGGCAAGGCTGGCAACCGCTTCTGGAAGAGTGTTGGCCTTGGTTTCAAGACCCCAAGGGAGGCGATTGATG GTACCTACATTGACAAGAAGTGCCCATTCACTGGAACTGTTGCCATCAGGGGCAGAATCATAGCTGGGACCTGCCACAGTGCCAAGATGAACAGGACCATCATTGTTCGCAGGAACTACCTTCATTTTGTCAAGAAGTATCAGAG GTATGAGAAGAGGCACTCCAACATCCCAGCTCACATCTCCCCCTGCTTCCGTGTCAAGGAAGGCGACCATGTCATCATTGGCCAGTGCAG GCCCCTGTCGAAAACTGTGAGATTCAATGTCCTGAAGGTCGTTCCAGCTGGAACCACCGGAGGCGGGAAGAAGGCTTTCATCGCTGCCTAA
- the LOC125539489 gene encoding CCR4-NOT transcription complex subunit 9-like: MANLQPSVPEPSSFAGASPPSPSSIGGGAASAAQEPRKMASAEQLVLDLCDRELRENALLELSKKREIFQDLAPLLWHSFGTIAALLQEIVSIYPALSPPVLSAGASNRVCNALALLQCVASHPDTRIPFLHAHVPLFLYPFLNTFSKTRPFEYLRLTSLGVIGALVKVDDTEVIGFLLQTEIIPLCLRTMEMGSELSKTVATFIVQKILLDDIGLRYVCATPERFYAVGSVLGNMVISLADQPSTRLLKHIIRCYLRLSDNPRACVALHNCLPDMLKDGTFNISLRDDPATRRWLQQLLHNVTVGGMGGPGMGVPPQPGLDHMMGI, translated from the exons ATGGCGAACCTGCAGCCTTccgtccccgagccctcctcctTCGCAGgggcctcgccgccgtctccctccTCGATCGGTGGAGGTGCTGCCTCGGCGGCGCAGGAGCCCAGGAAGATGGCGTCGGCGGAGCAGCTGGTGCTCGACCTCTGCGACCGCGAGCTGCGCGAGAACGCCCTCCTCGAGCTGTCGAAG AAACGAGAGATATTTCAAGACCTGGCCCCGCTTCTCTGGCACTCTTTTGGCACAATTGCTGCACTGCTTCAG GAAATTGTGTCGATCTACCCTGCACTTTCACCCCCAGTTTTGTCGGCAGGCGCATCAAACCGAGTCTGCAACGCACTTGCACTTCTTCAG TGTGTTGCATCTCACCCTGATACCAGAATCCCTTTCTTACATG CTCATGTGCCCCTGTTCTTGTACCCGTTCCTGAATACATTCAGCAAGACAAGGCCTTTTGAGTACTTGCGGCTTACAAGCTTGGGTGTCATCGGTGCTCTTGTTAAG GTTGATGATACTGAAGTTATCGGCTTTCTGCTGCAAACTGAAATAATTCCTCTGTGCTTGCGTACCATGGAGATGGGCAGTGAACTGTCAAAAACC GTTGCTACCTTCATTGTTCAGAAGATTCTGCTGGATGATATTGGACTGCGTTACGTGTGTGCCACCCCTGAGCGTTTCTATGCTGTGGGCAGCGTTTTAGGAAATATGGTAATTTCACTTGCTGATCAGCCTTCCACAAGGTTGCTCAAGCACATTATCCGATGTTACCTCAGGCTGTCAGATAACCCCAG GGCCTGTGTTGCACTGCATAATTGCCTCCCTGACATGCTGAAAGATGGGACATTCAACATCTCTCTTAGG GATGACCCGGCGACAAGGCGCTGGCTCCAGCAACTGCTGCATAACGTGACAGTGGGCGGCATGGGAGGACCTGGCATGGGGGTGCCTCCCCAGCCAGGCCTGGATCACATGATGGGGATATGA